Proteins encoded in a region of the Cheilinus undulatus linkage group 8, ASM1832078v1, whole genome shotgun sequence genome:
- the LOC121514211 gene encoding methyltransferase-like protein 27, which translates to MSDGCRSIDDIRTLLQSATDLDRQERMKFYNGWAQSYEQDSELMNYRAPNRVVSFLHANFPHSREDLQVLDVACGSGLAAKLMSEVGFRNFVGVDGSKGMLELAEKTGLYQDLRLALLGTEPLPADTDSFDLVVIIGALRDGFVPVNVIRELCQVTKPGGHVCMSRVNPKSASGERYKQCMEQELQLMVEEGLWSPVATGEISRYMMDVYSNHDNQENDQYLTGNIYLYRKSLY; encoded by the exons ATGTCTGACGGCTGTAGATCCATTGACGACATAAGGACGCTGCTCCAGTCCGCCACAGACCTGGACCGTCAGGAGAGGATGAAGTTCTACAATGGTTGGGCTCAGTCGTATGAGCAG GACTCAGAGCTGATGAACTACAGAGCTCCTAACCGGGTGGTCAGTTTCCTCCACGCTAACTTCCCCCATAGCCGTGAGGACCTTCAGGTCTTGGATGTGGCCTGTGGATCTGGACTGGCTGCTAAACTG ATGAGTGAAGTGGGCTTCAGGAACTTTGTGGGAGTGGACGGCAGTAAAGGCATGCTGGAGCTAGCAGAGAAGACCGGACTCTaccaggacctcagactggccTTACTGGGAACAGAACCACTGCCTGCAGACACTG ACTCTTTTGATTTGGTGGTGATCATCGGTGCTCTACGGGACGGCTTTGTCCCCGTCAACGTCATCAGGGAGCTCTGCCAGGTCACCAAACCAG GCGGCCATGTTTGCATGTCAAGGGTGAACCCAAAGTCAGCATCTGGCGAGAGATACAAGCAGTGCATGGAGCAAGAGCTGCAGCTGATGGTGGAGGAGGGCCTGTGGAGTCCTGTTGCTACCGGGGAGATAAGCAGATACATGATGGATGTTTATAGTAACCATGACAACCAGGAGAATGACCAGTACCTCACTGGGAACATCTATCTCTACAGGAAATCTTTGTATTAG